Proteins from one Astatotilapia calliptera chromosome 8, fAstCal1.2, whole genome shotgun sequence genomic window:
- the rsph10b gene encoding radial spoke head 10 homolog B isoform X2 has protein sequence MTMSQIKLQNHPDSDEQPEDEGNYELPPLVILTEQRYEGETCEGQFHGQGVAYFEGGHVYKGMFSKGLMDGFGTFTRAAGLKYEGTAYYNEEKNSWYKGDWVRNNREGCGLRCYPSGNTYSGEWKTNQRHGKGTMRWLNLGQKYVGAWQDGVQHGQGTHVWNLRRKDGSQYSQSNRYTGEFAQGQRHGWGTFYYAGGAIYEGEWKNNKKHGQGKFTLSDGRAFEGHFVDDQIITPNLRAHSAPLGAFPLSHSNSSLLGPDMALNIDCLLDMIPERKRDTERKQVEFVVLRQERELRSICSFYSRLGYAHSPVNTLLLSRLQFWRLLKDCNIHHHGITLTQIDRLIREDVDPAEIHSPFTPVLLRKLISYLVIVAHHIHSKDMVSPKHLLAACFSKLMTDDILPNAKNVKGFLFRQPDVGVVAMNYMKRCWEVFQLFCTATRDEQTMTCHHLLWMFKDFHLLDHKLTTRRLLEIINTESHNPDNLSASVDLEITFLEFFEVLLGCAEVTCEQVSETLKEDHRVFGSNTETRKDSPEVETGISSAQDGSQWDVKTEANEIPEPAEYTDDPEGEIMCRPAENNTKDCKLELKMKTVDEFFNHFFFPASDYYQLVTRNIMEEKHHPESQVALDKMKQKPNNAVRTTCSYHVLSFVGSV, from the exons ATGACGATGAGCCAAATCAAGCTCCAGAATCATCCTGACAGTGACGAGCAGCCCGAGGACGAAGGCAACTATGAACTTCCCCCACTTGTTATCTTAACTGAACAGAG ATATGAAGGGGAAACCTGTGAAGGGCAGTTTCATGGACAAGGTGTAGCTTATTTTGAAGGAGGCCATGTGTACAAG GGCATGTTTTCCAAAGGACTTATGGATGGATTCGGCACATTCACACGGGCAGCTGGACTAAAATATGAG GGTACGGCGTATTATAACGAGGAAAAAAACTCTTGGTACAAAGGAGATTGGGTGAGGAACAACAGAGAAGGATGTGGACTGAGATG CTACCCTTCTGGGAACACTTACTCTGGTGAGTGGAAGACCAACCAGAGGCATGGAAAGGGCACGATGCGGTGGCTGAATCTGGGACAGAAGTATGTTGGGGCATGGCAGGATGGAGTGCAG CATGGCCAAGGCACACATGTCTGGAATTTAAGACGAAAAGATGGATCTCAGTATTCCCAGAGCAATCGATACACAGGGGAATTTGCTCAGGGTCAGAGGCATGGATGGGGAACCTTTTACTACGCTGGTGGTGCGATCTATGAAGGAGAATGgaagaacaataaaaagcaCGGGCAG GGAAAATTCACACTGAGTGACGGGCGTGCATTCGAGGGACACTTTGTGGATGACCAAATTATCACACCCAACCTGAGAGCACATAGTGCTCCTCTCG GTGCGTTCCCACTGTCACATAGTAACTCATCTTTACTGGGACCAGACATGGCTCTGAACATTGACTGTCTCCTGGACATGATCCCGGAAAGAAAACGTGACACAGAGCGCAAACAG GTGGAGTTTGTGGTGCTGAGGCAAGAAAGAGAGCTGAGGTCAATTTGTAGTTTCTACAGCAGGCTTGGTTATGCCCACTCCCCGGTGAACACCCTCCTGCTGTCCCGTCTTCAGTTCTGGCGCCTGCTCAAAGACTGTAACATTCATCATCACGGCATAACTCTGACACAGATAGACCGTCTTATCAGAG aggaTGTTGATCCAGCAGAGATACACTCGCCTTTCACGCCTGTGCTGCTTCGCAAGCTCATCAGCTATCTTGTCATTGTGGCCCACCACATCCACAGTAAAGACATGGT GTCACCAAAGCAccttctggctgcctgtttTTCCAAACTGATGACAGATGACATCCTTCCAAATGCTAAGAATGTAAAAG GCTTTCTGTTTAGGCAGCCAGACGTTGGAGTGGTGGCTATGAACTATATGAAGAGGTGCTGGGAAGTCTTTCAGCTTTTCTGCACAGCCACCAGGGATGAACAGACCATGACCTGCCATCACCTGCTGTGGATGTTCAAG GATTTCCATTTGTTGGACCATAAGCTGACCACAAGGAGGTTATTGGAGATCATCAATACAGAAAGCCACAACCCCGACAACCTTTCTGCCAGTGTTGATCTGGAG ATTACGTTCCTTGAGTTTTTTGAGGTGCTTCTGGGCTGCGCAGAAGTTACATGTGAGCAGGTTTCTGAAACACTGAAGGAGGACCATCGGGTTTTTGGGTCCAACACTGAAACCAGGAAGGATTCGCCTGAGGTGGAG actgggatttccAGTGCTCAGGATGGAAGTCAGTGGGATGTCAAGACGGAAGCCAACGAGATACCCGAGCCTGCAG AGTACACAGACGATCCTGAAGGTGAAATCATGTGCAGACCAGCAGAAAACAACACTAAAGACTGCAAATTGGAACTTAAGATGAAGACTGTCGATGAATTCTTCAACCACTTTTTCTTCCCAGCATCTGACTATTACCAGCTGGTCACAAGAAACATAATGGAAGAAAAGCACCACCCAGAATCTCAGGTTGCTCTAgataagatgaaacaaaagccaAATAATGCTGTCAGAACAACATGCAGCTATCATGTCCTTAGTTTTGTTGGTTCAGTTTAG
- the rsph10b gene encoding radial spoke head 10 homolog B isoform X1, with protein MTMSQIKLQNHPDSDEQPEDEGNYELPPLVILTEQRYEGETCEGQFHGQGVAYFEGGHVYKGMFSKGLMDGFGTFTRAAGLKYEGEFVHNIPMGQGTYTWADGSTYKGEVYNGIPHGTGTYKCTQNSLFYSGQWHQGKRHGKGTAYYNEEKNSWYKGDWVRNNREGCGLRCYPSGNTYSGEWKTNQRHGKGTMRWLNLGQKYVGAWQDGVQHGQGTHVWNLRRKDGSQYSQSNRYTGEFAQGQRHGWGTFYYAGGAIYEGEWKNNKKHGQGKFTLSDGRAFEGHFVDDQIITPNLRAHSAPLGAFPLSHSNSSLLGPDMALNIDCLLDMIPERKRDTERKQVEFVVLRQERELRSICSFYSRLGYAHSPVNTLLLSRLQFWRLLKDCNIHHHGITLTQIDRLIREDVDPAEIHSPFTPVLLRKLISYLVIVAHHIHSKDMVSPKHLLAACFSKLMTDDILPNAKNVKGFLFRQPDVGVVAMNYMKRCWEVFQLFCTATRDEQTMTCHHLLWMFKDFHLLDHKLTTRRLLEIINTESHNPDNLSASVDLEITFLEFFEVLLGCAEVTCEQVSETLKEDHRVFGSNTETRKDSPEVETGISSAQDGSQWDVKTEANEIPEPAEYTDDPEGEIMCRPAENNTKDCKLELKMKTVDEFFNHFFFPASDYYQLVTRNIMEEKHHPESQVALDKMKQKPNNAVRTTCSYHVLSFVGSV; from the exons ATGACGATGAGCCAAATCAAGCTCCAGAATCATCCTGACAGTGACGAGCAGCCCGAGGACGAAGGCAACTATGAACTTCCCCCACTTGTTATCTTAACTGAACAGAG ATATGAAGGGGAAACCTGTGAAGGGCAGTTTCATGGACAAGGTGTAGCTTATTTTGAAGGAGGCCATGTGTACAAG GGCATGTTTTCCAAAGGACTTATGGATGGATTCGGCACATTCACACGGGCAGCTGGACTAAAATATGAG GGAGAGTTTGTACACAATATTCCCATGGGCCAGGGCACTTATACATGGGCAGATGGCAGCACCTATAAGGGGGAGGTTTACAACGGTATACCACATGGGACAGGAACCTACAAATGTACccaaaacagcttgttttacaGCGGGCAGTGGCATCAGGGCAAGAGACATGGAAAG GGTACGGCGTATTATAACGAGGAAAAAAACTCTTGGTACAAAGGAGATTGGGTGAGGAACAACAGAGAAGGATGTGGACTGAGATG CTACCCTTCTGGGAACACTTACTCTGGTGAGTGGAAGACCAACCAGAGGCATGGAAAGGGCACGATGCGGTGGCTGAATCTGGGACAGAAGTATGTTGGGGCATGGCAGGATGGAGTGCAG CATGGCCAAGGCACACATGTCTGGAATTTAAGACGAAAAGATGGATCTCAGTATTCCCAGAGCAATCGATACACAGGGGAATTTGCTCAGGGTCAGAGGCATGGATGGGGAACCTTTTACTACGCTGGTGGTGCGATCTATGAAGGAGAATGgaagaacaataaaaagcaCGGGCAG GGAAAATTCACACTGAGTGACGGGCGTGCATTCGAGGGACACTTTGTGGATGACCAAATTATCACACCCAACCTGAGAGCACATAGTGCTCCTCTCG GTGCGTTCCCACTGTCACATAGTAACTCATCTTTACTGGGACCAGACATGGCTCTGAACATTGACTGTCTCCTGGACATGATCCCGGAAAGAAAACGTGACACAGAGCGCAAACAG GTGGAGTTTGTGGTGCTGAGGCAAGAAAGAGAGCTGAGGTCAATTTGTAGTTTCTACAGCAGGCTTGGTTATGCCCACTCCCCGGTGAACACCCTCCTGCTGTCCCGTCTTCAGTTCTGGCGCCTGCTCAAAGACTGTAACATTCATCATCACGGCATAACTCTGACACAGATAGACCGTCTTATCAGAG aggaTGTTGATCCAGCAGAGATACACTCGCCTTTCACGCCTGTGCTGCTTCGCAAGCTCATCAGCTATCTTGTCATTGTGGCCCACCACATCCACAGTAAAGACATGGT GTCACCAAAGCAccttctggctgcctgtttTTCCAAACTGATGACAGATGACATCCTTCCAAATGCTAAGAATGTAAAAG GCTTTCTGTTTAGGCAGCCAGACGTTGGAGTGGTGGCTATGAACTATATGAAGAGGTGCTGGGAAGTCTTTCAGCTTTTCTGCACAGCCACCAGGGATGAACAGACCATGACCTGCCATCACCTGCTGTGGATGTTCAAG GATTTCCATTTGTTGGACCATAAGCTGACCACAAGGAGGTTATTGGAGATCATCAATACAGAAAGCCACAACCCCGACAACCTTTCTGCCAGTGTTGATCTGGAG ATTACGTTCCTTGAGTTTTTTGAGGTGCTTCTGGGCTGCGCAGAAGTTACATGTGAGCAGGTTTCTGAAACACTGAAGGAGGACCATCGGGTTTTTGGGTCCAACACTGAAACCAGGAAGGATTCGCCTGAGGTGGAG actgggatttccAGTGCTCAGGATGGAAGTCAGTGGGATGTCAAGACGGAAGCCAACGAGATACCCGAGCCTGCAG AGTACACAGACGATCCTGAAGGTGAAATCATGTGCAGACCAGCAGAAAACAACACTAAAGACTGCAAATTGGAACTTAAGATGAAGACTGTCGATGAATTCTTCAACCACTTTTTCTTCCCAGCATCTGACTATTACCAGCTGGTCACAAGAAACATAATGGAAGAAAAGCACCACCCAGAATCTCAGGTTGCTCTAgataagatgaaacaaaagccaAATAATGCTGTCAGAACAACATGCAGCTATCATGTCCTTAGTTTTGTTGGTTCAGTTTAG
- the rsph10b gene encoding radial spoke head 10 homolog B isoform X3, with product MSGQWHQGKRHGKGTAYYNEEKNSWYKGDWVRNNREGCGLRCYPSGNTYSGEWKTNQRHGKGTMRWLNLGQKYVGAWQDGVQHGQGTHVWNLRRKDGSQYSQSNRYTGEFAQGQRHGWGTFYYAGGAIYEGEWKNNKKHGQGKFTLSDGRAFEGHFVDDQIITPNLRAHSAPLGAFPLSHSNSSLLGPDMALNIDCLLDMIPERKRDTERKQVEFVVLRQERELRSICSFYSRLGYAHSPVNTLLLSRLQFWRLLKDCNIHHHGITLTQIDRLIREDVDPAEIHSPFTPVLLRKLISYLVIVAHHIHSKDMVSPKHLLAACFSKLMTDDILPNAKNVKGFLFRQPDVGVVAMNYMKRCWEVFQLFCTATRDEQTMTCHHLLWMFKDFHLLDHKLTTRRLLEIINTESHNPDNLSASVDLEITFLEFFEVLLGCAEVTCEQVSETLKEDHRVFGSNTETRKDSPEVETGISSAQDGSQWDVKTEANEIPEPAEYTDDPEGEIMCRPAENNTKDCKLELKMKTVDEFFNHFFFPASDYYQLVTRNIMEEKHHPESQVALDKMKQKPNNAVRTTCSYHVLSFVGSV from the exons ATGAG CGGGCAGTGGCATCAGGGCAAGAGACATGGAAAG GGTACGGCGTATTATAACGAGGAAAAAAACTCTTGGTACAAAGGAGATTGGGTGAGGAACAACAGAGAAGGATGTGGACTGAGATG CTACCCTTCTGGGAACACTTACTCTGGTGAGTGGAAGACCAACCAGAGGCATGGAAAGGGCACGATGCGGTGGCTGAATCTGGGACAGAAGTATGTTGGGGCATGGCAGGATGGAGTGCAG CATGGCCAAGGCACACATGTCTGGAATTTAAGACGAAAAGATGGATCTCAGTATTCCCAGAGCAATCGATACACAGGGGAATTTGCTCAGGGTCAGAGGCATGGATGGGGAACCTTTTACTACGCTGGTGGTGCGATCTATGAAGGAGAATGgaagaacaataaaaagcaCGGGCAG GGAAAATTCACACTGAGTGACGGGCGTGCATTCGAGGGACACTTTGTGGATGACCAAATTATCACACCCAACCTGAGAGCACATAGTGCTCCTCTCG GTGCGTTCCCACTGTCACATAGTAACTCATCTTTACTGGGACCAGACATGGCTCTGAACATTGACTGTCTCCTGGACATGATCCCGGAAAGAAAACGTGACACAGAGCGCAAACAG GTGGAGTTTGTGGTGCTGAGGCAAGAAAGAGAGCTGAGGTCAATTTGTAGTTTCTACAGCAGGCTTGGTTATGCCCACTCCCCGGTGAACACCCTCCTGCTGTCCCGTCTTCAGTTCTGGCGCCTGCTCAAAGACTGTAACATTCATCATCACGGCATAACTCTGACACAGATAGACCGTCTTATCAGAG aggaTGTTGATCCAGCAGAGATACACTCGCCTTTCACGCCTGTGCTGCTTCGCAAGCTCATCAGCTATCTTGTCATTGTGGCCCACCACATCCACAGTAAAGACATGGT GTCACCAAAGCAccttctggctgcctgtttTTCCAAACTGATGACAGATGACATCCTTCCAAATGCTAAGAATGTAAAAG GCTTTCTGTTTAGGCAGCCAGACGTTGGAGTGGTGGCTATGAACTATATGAAGAGGTGCTGGGAAGTCTTTCAGCTTTTCTGCACAGCCACCAGGGATGAACAGACCATGACCTGCCATCACCTGCTGTGGATGTTCAAG GATTTCCATTTGTTGGACCATAAGCTGACCACAAGGAGGTTATTGGAGATCATCAATACAGAAAGCCACAACCCCGACAACCTTTCTGCCAGTGTTGATCTGGAG ATTACGTTCCTTGAGTTTTTTGAGGTGCTTCTGGGCTGCGCAGAAGTTACATGTGAGCAGGTTTCTGAAACACTGAAGGAGGACCATCGGGTTTTTGGGTCCAACACTGAAACCAGGAAGGATTCGCCTGAGGTGGAG actgggatttccAGTGCTCAGGATGGAAGTCAGTGGGATGTCAAGACGGAAGCCAACGAGATACCCGAGCCTGCAG AGTACACAGACGATCCTGAAGGTGAAATCATGTGCAGACCAGCAGAAAACAACACTAAAGACTGCAAATTGGAACTTAAGATGAAGACTGTCGATGAATTCTTCAACCACTTTTTCTTCCCAGCATCTGACTATTACCAGCTGGTCACAAGAAACATAATGGAAGAAAAGCACCACCCAGAATCTCAGGTTGCTCTAgataagatgaaacaaaagccaAATAATGCTGTCAGAACAACATGCAGCTATCATGTCCTTAGTTTTGTTGGTTCAGTTTAG